A stretch of the Xiphias gladius isolate SHS-SW01 ecotype Sanya breed wild chromosome 21, ASM1685928v1, whole genome shotgun sequence genome encodes the following:
- the LOC120783185 gene encoding G-protein coupled receptor 61-like codes for MEPMWNSSRPPQQLMSNISASSLPEGWALSQSLALLAMLLMDLLAVVGNVAVMAVIAKAPQLHKFAFVFHLCVVDLLAALVLMPLGMLSSRAFFGEALCRSYLFLSVCLVSAAILSISVINVERYYYIIHPMRYEVKMTVGLVASVLVGIWVKALAMSALPLLAWFLQGGRTPLLESSGVGGGGGGAVPSPPAQGHRRCSLHWTGGGSNRLAFMVLFTLVYFLCPLLVILVVYCNVFKVARVAAMQHGPLPTWMDTPRRQRSESLSSRSTMVTSSGTGTGRATPQRPFGGGKAAAVLAAVGGQFLCCWLPYFTFHLYSALAASPPATLASLEEVVTWIGYFCFTSNPFFYGCLNRQIREELGKHLPCLFRRAGVEVEDRLPSREGSIEENFLQFLQGTGCNLDPQNSHSTSSPKGEACCPVAQSQPLEPAQPIPIDFRIPGQIAEETSEFIETEQGKNNHIHTDN; via the coding sequence ATGGAGCCGATGTGGAACTCCTCCCGCCCACCTCAACAGCTCATGTCCAACATATCTGCCTCGTCTCTGCCAGAGGGCTGGGCTCTGTCCCAGTCGCTAGCCCTACTGGCCATGCTGCTCATGGATCTGCTGGCTGTGGTGGGTAATGTGGCTGTCATGGCGGTTATTGCCAAGGCCCCACAGCTCCACAAGTTTGCCTTTGTCTTCCACCTGTGCGTGGTGGACCTGCTGGCAGCCCTGGTGCTGATGCCCCTTGGCATGCTCTCAAGCCGAGCGTTCTTCGGGGAGGCCCTGTGCCGGAGCTACCTCTTTCTCAGTGTGTGCCTGGTCAGCGCTGCTATCCTCTCTATCTCCGTCATCAATGTGGAGCGTTATTACTACATCATACACCCTATGCGTTATGAAGTAAAGATGACTGTTGGCCTGGTAGCGTCAGTGCTGGTGGGCATATGGGTCAAAGCCCTGGCCATGTCTGCTCTGCCGCTGCTTGCTTGGTTCCTGCAAGGTGGAAGAACTCCTCTTCTGGAGAGTAGTGGggtcggaggaggaggaggtggggcgGTCCCATCTCCCCCTGCTCAGGGTCACAGGCGCTGCTCACTGCACTGGACAGGGGGAGGGTCAAACCGCTTGGCCTTTATGGTCCTCTTTACTCTGGTGTATTTCCTGTGTCCACTACTGGTCATTCTTGTTGTGTACTGCAATGTGTTCAAAGTGGCTCGGGTAGCTGCCATGCAGCATGGGCCTCTGCCCACCTGGATGGACACACCTCGTCGCCAGCGGTCAGAGTCACTCAGCAGCCGCTCCACTATGGTTACCAGCTCTGGGACAGGGACAGGAAGAGCGACTCCACAGCGCCCCTTCGGGGGAGGAAAGGCTGCAGCAGTGTTGGCAGCAGTAGGTGGGCAATTCCTCTGTTGCTGGCTGCCCTACTTTACTTTCCACCTGTATTCAGCACTGGCTGCCAGCCCTCCAGCCACACTGGCCTCTCTGGAGGAAGTGGTCACCTGGATTGGCTACTTCTGCTTCACTTCCAATCCCTTCTTCTATGGCTGTCTCAACAGACAGATCAGGGAGGAGCTGGGCAAGCATCTGCCTTGTCTGTTTCGTCGAGCAGGGGTTGAGGTGGAGGACAGACTGCCCAGTCGTGAAGGATCCATAGAGGAGAATTTCCTTCAGTTTCTTCAGGGCACTGGCTGCAACTTGGATCCTCAAAACTCTCACAGCACCTCCAGTCCTAAAGGGGAGGCCTGCTGCCCCGTGGCTCAGTCCCAACCACTTGAGCCAGCACAGCCCATACCCATTGATTTCCGTATCCCTGGACAAATTGCAGAGGAGACTTCAGAGTTTATCGAAACTGAGCAGGGGAAAAACAaccacatacatacagacaattga